A part of Thermococcus sp. genomic DNA contains:
- the pfdA gene encoding prefoldin subunit alpha, with protein MVEKEMEKLAYEYQLLQAQAQLLAQNLELLTLGRDEFKAVKETLEELKKTEGEVEILVPIGAGSFLKGMITDKENAIVSVGAGYAVEKNLESAIEYLEARTKEYDEAIMKTQEALKKLEAQLGELAKKAQELQAKKS; from the coding sequence ATGGTCGAGAAGGAGATGGAAAAGCTCGCTTATGAGTATCAGCTTCTGCAGGCTCAGGCTCAGTTGTTAGCCCAGAACCTCGAGTTGCTCACCCTAGGAAGGGACGAGTTCAAAGCCGTCAAGGAGACGCTGGAGGAACTTAAAAAAACGGAAGGCGAGGTTGAAATCCTCGTTCCGATTGGAGCTGGCTCGTTCCTTAAGGGCATGATAACCGACAAGGAGAACGCCATAGTGAGCGTCGGAGCAGGCTACGCTGTTGAGAAGAACCTTGAGAGTGCAATTGAATACCTTGAGGCACGGACAAAAGAGTACGATGAAGCTATAATGAAGACCCAAGAGGCCCTTAAAAAACTCGAAGCCCAGTTGGGTGAGTTGGCCAAGAAGGCCCAGGAGCTTCAGGCAAAGAAATCCTGA
- a CDS encoding nucleotidyltransferase domain-containing protein, translating into MPREKVVRIWDEREVIYTPKRWRYLWEKREKALKIMKRLAQFDPLLYGSVARGDVRRDSDVDIFIPIKVPSYLIELALEGLVRRRKIVMATPWHLIKGVIEIDEETTVTFPLIEPTDRELDFYRWGGAIDLWGLKTKERVPGVNKKLILIVPTEKGHIEREVIGRESEVAKTLGVSIDIVTERVHVLTRRDAIGRTGVYLNEEVPDWMTFEEALKIIADRDPNVRRKVRERGGV; encoded by the coding sequence ATGCCGAGAGAAAAGGTCGTTCGAATCTGGGACGAGCGCGAGGTGATTTACACCCCTAAGAGGTGGCGCTACCTGTGGGAGAAGCGCGAAAAGGCCCTGAAAATCATGAAACGCTTGGCCCAGTTTGACCCGCTCCTCTACGGTAGCGTGGCTAGAGGAGACGTCCGAAGGGACAGCGATGTGGACATATTCATTCCGATTAAGGTTCCGAGCTACCTTATTGAGCTGGCCCTCGAAGGTCTCGTTAGGAGAAGGAAGATAGTTATGGCAACCCCTTGGCACCTCATCAAAGGCGTAATCGAGATTGATGAGGAAACCACCGTAACATTTCCCCTCATCGAACCAACGGATAGAGAGCTCGACTTCTACCGCTGGGGTGGGGCGATAGACCTTTGGGGCCTCAAAACAAAGGAGCGTGTGCCGGGAGTGAACAAGAAACTAATCCTTATAGTTCCAACGGAGAAGGGCCACATAGAGCGGGAAGTCATCGGTAGGGAGAGTGAGGTCGCGAAAACCCTTGGAGTGAGCATTGACATCGTTACCGAGCGCGTCCACGTTCTCACGAGGAGGGACGCGATTGGGAGGACCGGGGTTTACCTCAACGAAGAGGTCCCCGACTGGATGACCTTTGAGGAGGCCCTGAAAATCATAGCCGACCGAGACCCCAACGTGAGAAGGAAAGTTAGGGAGCGGGGAGGAGTCTAA
- a CDS encoding metallophosphoesterase family protein → MRIALISDIHSNWEALREVWREVRNADVILCMGDLVGYGASPNEVVEFVKRQMGKRTFLCVRGNHDNAIAFSADWGFNPYAREAVKWHQRVMSVENLEFLRGLPVRQLFTDDTGRSYLLIHGSPRAPLDEYLFPWLPESEFRAVLSYVKQDDLLVGHTHVPMLKIIGGRRIINPGSVGQPRDSDWRASYAVIDTEKEPPDNVEFHRVEYDVEESARKIIEAGLPRFLADRLFEGL, encoded by the coding sequence ATGCGTATAGCTCTCATAAGTGACATCCACTCCAACTGGGAGGCCCTTCGGGAGGTCTGGAGAGAAGTCAGAAATGCTGATGTAATCCTGTGCATGGGTGACTTAGTTGGTTACGGCGCTTCTCCAAACGAGGTTGTGGAGTTCGTGAAGAGACAAATGGGGAAAAGGACCTTCCTCTGCGTCCGCGGAAACCACGACAACGCGATAGCCTTCAGCGCGGACTGGGGCTTCAATCCCTACGCGAGGGAAGCGGTGAAGTGGCACCAGCGGGTTATGAGTGTTGAAAACCTTGAGTTCCTGAGGGGACTTCCAGTGAGGCAACTCTTCACCGACGACACCGGCCGGAGCTACCTCTTAATCCACGGCTCACCGAGGGCACCCCTGGATGAATACCTCTTTCCATGGCTTCCCGAGAGCGAGTTCAGGGCAGTTTTAAGCTACGTAAAGCAGGACGACCTCCTCGTCGGCCATACCCACGTTCCAATGCTCAAGATTATCGGAGGGAGGAGGATAATAAACCCGGGAAGTGTTGGCCAGCCAAGGGACAGCGACTGGAGGGCAAGTTATGCTGTGATAGACACGGAGAAAGAACCCCCTGACAATGTTGAGTTCCATCGCGTTGAATACGACGTTGAAGAAAGCGCGAGGAAGATAATAGAGGCGGGACTGCCAAGGTTCCTGGCGGACAGGCTCTTCGAGGGTCTTTAG
- a CDS encoding phosphate-starvation-inducible PsiE family protein gives MNRKYHDVGVIDNLLLKWLSVLFDMVVLGLATITMGYVVYLMVNLITETIHSFDIENVLHQIVLVIIFLEIFELLTMYVKEHHVSMRNVVELGVLAMVRKIIITLDYNQLGWQTLIGMATLIFVMGWIYVQERQRRTKHEEFLIEKGIYRR, from the coding sequence ATGAACAGAAAATATCACGACGTTGGTGTTATTGATAACCTTCTACTCAAGTGGCTCAGCGTCCTATTTGACATGGTTGTCCTTGGCCTTGCTACGATAACCATGGGATACGTGGTTTACCTAATGGTTAATCTAATTACGGAAACTATACACTCGTTTGATATTGAAAACGTTCTTCACCAGATAGTCCTCGTCATAATCTTCCTAGAGATATTCGAACTCCTGACGATGTACGTCAAGGAGCACCACGTCAGCATGAGAAACGTCGTCGAGCTCGGCGTTCTGGCAATGGTGCGAAAGATTATAATCACCCTTGACTACAATCAGCTCGGCTGGCAGACGCTGATTGGAATGGCAACACTAATCTTTGTCATGGGCTGGATTTACGTGCAGGAGAGGCAGAGGAGGACAAAGCACGAGGAGTTCCTCATCGAGAAGGGCATTTACCGCCGATGA
- the acs gene encoding acetate--CoA ligase alpha subunit, with amino-acid sequence MVDPNIEALFRPKSIAVIGASEKPGKIGYAIMKNLVEYGYEGKIYPVNIKGVEIKIGNRVFKSYKSILDVPDEVDMAVIVVPAKFVPQVVEECGQKGVKVLPIISSGFGELGPEGKKVEQQLVETARKYGMRILGPNIFGVVYTPDKLNATFGPTDVLPGPLALISQSGALGIALMGWTILEKVGLSAVVSVGNKSDIDDADLLEFFKEDENTKAILIYMEGVKDGRRFMETAKEVSKVKPIVVIKAGRSERGAKAAASHTGSLAGSDKIYDAAFKQAGIIRAYTIGEAFDYARTLSNLPEPAGENLVIITNGGGIGVMATDAAEESGLHLYDDLEQLKVFANYMPPFGSYKNPVDLTGMAGAEGYEGAIKAALEHPEIHSIAVLYCQTAVLDPRDLADIVIREYNESGRKKPLVVAIVGGIEAKEAIDRLNEEGIPAYPEPDRAIKALAALYKWSNWKAKQK; translated from the coding sequence ATGGTTGACCCGAACATCGAAGCCCTTTTCAGGCCGAAGAGCATCGCCGTTATAGGCGCCTCCGAGAAGCCGGGCAAGATAGGCTACGCTATTATGAAGAACCTCGTGGAGTATGGCTATGAGGGCAAAATCTACCCCGTTAACATCAAGGGAGTGGAGATTAAGATTGGCAACCGCGTCTTCAAGTCCTACAAGAGCATCCTTGATGTACCGGACGAGGTTGATATGGCCGTCATCGTTGTCCCGGCCAAGTTCGTCCCACAGGTTGTCGAGGAATGCGGTCAGAAAGGCGTTAAGGTCCTGCCGATTATCAGTTCCGGCTTCGGCGAGCTCGGTCCGGAGGGCAAGAAGGTCGAGCAGCAGCTCGTTGAAACGGCCAGAAAATACGGCATGAGAATTCTCGGGCCCAACATATTTGGTGTTGTTTACACCCCTGACAAACTCAATGCCACTTTCGGACCAACTGACGTTCTACCGGGACCGCTCGCCCTCATCAGCCAGAGCGGTGCCCTAGGAATAGCCCTCATGGGCTGGACCATCCTTGAGAAGGTCGGCCTCTCCGCTGTGGTTAGCGTCGGAAACAAGAGCGACATAGATGATGCTGACCTACTTGAATTCTTCAAAGAGGACGAGAACACCAAAGCAATCCTTATCTACATGGAGGGTGTCAAAGACGGAAGGCGCTTCATGGAAACAGCTAAAGAGGTCAGCAAGGTCAAGCCGATAGTAGTCATCAAGGCCGGAAGGAGCGAGCGCGGTGCGAAGGCGGCCGCTTCCCACACCGGTTCTCTCGCCGGAAGCGACAAGATTTACGATGCGGCATTTAAGCAGGCGGGAATAATAAGGGCCTACACCATCGGTGAAGCCTTTGACTACGCGAGAACTCTCAGCAATCTTCCCGAGCCCGCTGGAGAAAACCTCGTCATAATCACCAACGGCGGTGGAATAGGCGTCATGGCCACTGATGCTGCTGAAGAATCCGGCCTGCACCTCTACGATGACCTTGAACAGCTCAAGGTTTTCGCTAACTACATGCCACCCTTCGGTTCCTACAAGAACCCCGTTGACCTGACAGGTATGGCCGGTGCTGAGGGCTATGAGGGTGCAATCAAGGCCGCGCTTGAGCATCCCGAGATACACAGTATAGCCGTCCTCTACTGCCAGACTGCTGTACTAGACCCAAGGGATTTGGCTGACATAGTTATCCGCGAGTACAACGAGAGCGGAAGGAAGAAGCCGCTCGTCGTTGCAATCGTCGGTGGTATAGAGGCCAAAGAAGCCATCGACAGGCTCAACGAAGAGGGCATCCCTGCTTATCCTGAACCAGACAGGGCCATAAAGGCCCTCGCGGCGCTCTACAAGTGGAGCAACTGGAAGGCCAAGCAGAAGTGA
- a CDS encoding L-threonylcarbamoyladenylate synthase, which produces MTVVINMREGLDERKIKVAGRFILEGKLVAFPTETVYGLGADALNEKAVRRIFEAKGRPADNPLIVHIADFNDLKKLAREIPREAKLLADRFWPGPLTLVLPKKEEVPLVTTGGLDTVAVRMPAHEIALALIRASKPVAAPSANISGKPSPTLAEHVIDDFYGRIEAIVDGGETRIGVESTVIDLSSERPTLLRPGGLPVEEIEKVIGPVEIHPAVKGKAVDLAKAPGMKYKHYSPNAQVLVVEGPKERVREKIKKLVKGYRSMGYRVGVMATEEFEADEFFYLGKTVEDVAKNLFKALRELDRQGVDVIIAEGVEERGLGLAVMNRLRKASGYQIIRV; this is translated from the coding sequence ATGACGGTAGTAATAAACATGCGAGAAGGTCTGGACGAGCGAAAGATTAAAGTTGCCGGAAGGTTCATCCTAGAGGGAAAGCTCGTCGCGTTTCCGACTGAGACGGTTTACGGCCTTGGGGCCGATGCACTCAACGAAAAAGCTGTGAGAAGGATTTTCGAGGCCAAGGGTAGGCCGGCGGATAACCCTCTCATAGTCCACATAGCCGATTTCAACGACCTGAAAAAGCTCGCGAGGGAAATCCCGAGGGAGGCAAAGCTTTTGGCCGATAGGTTCTGGCCAGGACCTCTGACACTCGTTCTGCCCAAGAAGGAGGAAGTCCCGCTCGTTACCACGGGTGGACTCGACACGGTGGCGGTTAGAATGCCGGCCCACGAGATAGCTCTGGCTTTGATACGGGCGAGCAAACCGGTCGCGGCGCCTTCTGCCAACATAAGCGGGAAACCGAGCCCCACCTTAGCGGAACACGTTATAGACGATTTCTATGGCAGGATAGAGGCGATAGTGGACGGGGGAGAAACGAGGATTGGAGTTGAATCAACGGTCATAGACCTGAGTTCAGAGAGACCGACGCTTTTAAGGCCCGGGGGATTACCAGTTGAGGAGATTGAGAAGGTCATCGGCCCCGTTGAGATTCATCCTGCAGTCAAAGGAAAGGCCGTTGACCTAGCGAAGGCCCCGGGAATGAAGTACAAGCACTATTCCCCAAACGCTCAGGTTCTGGTAGTTGAAGGCCCAAAAGAGAGGGTCAGGGAAAAGATTAAGAAACTCGTCAAGGGGTACCGCTCGATGGGCTACCGCGTTGGCGTCATGGCCACCGAAGAGTTCGAGGCCGATGAGTTCTTCTACCTTGGAAAGACCGTTGAGGACGTTGCGAAAAACCTATTTAAGGCCTTACGGGAACTCGACAGGCAGGGAGTGGACGTTATAATAGCCGAGGGAGTGGAAGAAAGGGGCCTTGGCCTTGCAGTCATGAACAGGCTCCGAAAGGCTTCGGGTTACCAAATAATAAGGGTTTAA
- a CDS encoding glycosyltransferase family 4 protein: protein MRILMVGHYPPHGGGVARHLDNLVRELRKNHEVHVLTYGPVKVREFEKDLVHQVKVPPIYGLRGTSFTFLGAKKIAKLHRKFKFDVIHTHFVGTTSYAGVLAKRRLNFPLVVTAHGSDLEHTAKLTIGRFYVRESLKEADRVVAVSHHLSKLALSLGAREVRVVPNGVEKLEEVESKKRFITFIGALREYKSPETFIELASYFPNEEFLVVGKGPLREKLEKNAPQNVRFLGYREDVGRILSQSKLLVLPSRREGFGLVILEANSLGVPVVGRRTGGIPELIREGKNGLTFGTFDELLNGVRKLLEPKTNRKAGRIGRNVAKRYSWKDVAREVEDLYKSLLE, encoded by the coding sequence ATGAGAATCCTCATGGTCGGCCACTATCCACCCCACGGCGGGGGAGTCGCGAGACACCTCGACAACCTAGTGAGGGAGCTGAGGAAAAACCACGAGGTCCACGTCCTAACATACGGGCCCGTGAAGGTCAGGGAATTTGAGAAAGACCTCGTCCATCAGGTTAAAGTCCCCCCAATTTACGGCCTCAGGGGAACGAGCTTCACGTTTCTCGGTGCGAAAAAGATAGCCAAGCTCCACCGGAAGTTCAAATTCGACGTAATCCACACCCACTTCGTCGGGACGACGAGCTATGCTGGTGTCCTCGCGAAAAGACGGCTGAACTTCCCTCTCGTGGTTACCGCCCATGGAAGCGATTTGGAGCATACCGCAAAGCTGACCATCGGCAGGTTCTACGTGAGGGAGAGCCTGAAAGAGGCCGACAGGGTGGTGGCGGTAAGCCATCATCTGTCAAAGCTCGCCCTGTCTCTGGGTGCCCGTGAGGTCAGGGTCGTTCCCAACGGGGTTGAAAAGCTGGAAGAGGTGGAATCCAAGAAGAGGTTTATCACGTTCATCGGAGCGTTGCGGGAATACAAGTCTCCAGAAACCTTCATCGAGCTTGCAAGTTACTTTCCCAACGAGGAGTTTCTTGTCGTTGGGAAGGGCCCCCTAAGGGAAAAACTTGAAAAGAACGCCCCTCAAAACGTCCGCTTCCTTGGTTACAGGGAAGACGTTGGGAGAATCCTTTCCCAGAGCAAACTCCTCGTTCTCCCGTCCAGAAGGGAAGGGTTTGGCCTCGTAATCTTAGAGGCCAACTCCCTAGGGGTTCCGGTTGTTGGAAGAAGAACTGGCGGGATTCCCGAACTGATACGAGAGGGGAAGAACGGGCTTACCTTTGGAACATTCGATGAGCTCCTCAACGGGGTTAGAAAACTCCTTGAGCCAAAAACCAACAGAAAGGCCGGAAGAATCGGAAGGAACGTGGCAAAGCGCTACTCCTGGAAAGATGTTGCCCGTGAGGTTGAAGACCTTTACAAGTCTCTACTGGAATAG
- a CDS encoding PRC-barrel domain-containing protein, with protein sequence MVKIMASKLRDVELITDTGIRLGWVYDLSFDEETGEILVIVAEPDEDLDTSEFVTDNEGLLLIPVSAVKSIGEVIIIDTNKLAVRSKLKRLPKPAPARPRGTLEGGLKKKD encoded by the coding sequence ATGGTCAAGATAATGGCATCTAAGCTTAGGGATGTTGAACTCATAACCGACACTGGAATAAGACTGGGCTGGGTTTACGACCTCAGCTTTGACGAGGAAACCGGTGAAATCCTCGTGATAGTTGCTGAACCGGATGAGGACCTTGACACGAGTGAGTTCGTTACCGACAACGAGGGACTCCTCCTCATCCCCGTGAGTGCCGTAAAGAGCATAGGCGAGGTCATAATAATAGACACCAACAAGCTGGCAGTCCGCTCCAAGCTCAAGCGCCTTCCAAAGCCTGCCCCCGCTAGGCCGAGGGGGACCCTTGAGGGAGGCCTTAAGAAAAAGGACTAA